DNA from Lactobacillus johnsonii:
GAACAAGAGGGTTTAATCAATGAAGGGACTATCTTTATTGATGGCACCAAGATTGAAGCGGATGCCAATCGCTATACTTTTGTTTGGCGTAAAGCTGTTGAAAAGTTTCATGAAAAGCTAAAAGATCAAGCAGTCAAGCTTTATGATGAATTGGTTGCCCAAGAAGTGGTTAAAGCAATGGAAAAAGAAAAAGTTCAAACTAGTCAAGGCTTAGCAGAACTAGCCCAAGAAACCGAAGCTGAAATTGAAAAACTGACTAAAGAAATTGAGCAAGAACCAAAAGCTATCCCAGGTGGCTCGCCTAGAAAAGCGAGAAGACGTGGACTTAAAAAGTATCTTCATCGCTTGAAAAAAGACTATCTGCCCCGAATGAAAAAATACGAGGAAGCCGAGAAGATTTTTGCTGGACGCAACAGCTACTCCAAGACAGACCATGATGCGACTTTCATGCATATGAAGGAAGACCACATGAAAAACGGCCAGCTTAAGCCAGGCTACAATATTCAAGCGGCTACGACGGATCAGTACGTGGTTGATTTTGCCTTATATCCTAATCCAACTGATTTCAAGACGCTGGAGCCTTTTTTGAAACAGATGACGGTCCTAGATAAGTTTGACAAGATTGTCGCCGACGCTGGCTATGGGAGTGAATATAATTACACACAGCTGGAAGAAAAGTATTCAGACAAAGAGTATTTCATTCCTTACACCATGTATGAAAAGGAACAAACCAGAAAGTACAAAAATGATCCAAGCCGGCTGTCTAACTGGTTCTACAATGAAAAAGATGATTATTATTTAGATCAAAACGGCGTTAGATTCAATTTCAAATATTATAGCCAGCGCAAGGACCACTCTACTGGTCAGGTTCGTGATTTTAAGATATATGAAGCAGATGAATTCCAAATCACACCAGAATTGGAACGCTTAGCTAAAACAAAAAGCGGCCGTCAAAGGCAAGTACGTTATAATCCTAACTGGCAGTATTTAAAAGAAAAGACAAAAGAAGTTCTTCAAAGTCCTGAAGGCAAGCACATCTACAGCATGAGAAAGTATGATGTCGAGCCAGTTTTTGGACATTTGAAGAACGTCTTTGGCATGCGCCGAACTCATCTAAGAGGTAAAAAGAAGGTTGAAACTGATGTAGGAATAGCCTTGATGATGATGAACTTAAGCAAGTATTGGCACAGAAGATGGTCCAAAGACCGATCTGCTTTATGTGCAAATAAAAATAGAAAAAAAAAGACGGTCAAGCTACTCAAATTAAGAGTTGGCTTGATCGTCTTTTTGTACCTGAGAATTAGTTTTTTCCCAGACACTTCTTGCATTGTATTTAAAAG
Protein-coding regions in this window:
- a CDS encoding IS1182 family transposase, with product MYQNYITGQTALTLNLDFSIPNNHLATVISWFVDSIPEDVLLGDTAETGRPAYHPAMMLKILLFAYSRRVFSGRKIELMLEENLPMMVLAEHQKISYHTINNFRSSKHANQLIKKSFLYFTNLLEQEGLINEGTIFIDGTKIEADANRYTFVWRKAVEKFHEKLKDQAVKLYDELVAQEVVKAMEKEKVQTSQGLAELAQETEAEIEKLTKEIEQEPKAIPGGSPRKARRRGLKKYLHRLKKDYLPRMKKYEEAEKIFAGRNSYSKTDHDATFMHMKEDHMKNGQLKPGYNIQAATTDQYVVDFALYPNPTDFKTLEPFLKQMTVLDKFDKIVADAGYGSEYNYTQLEEKYSDKEYFIPYTMYEKEQTRKYKNDPSRLSNWFYNEKDDYYLDQNGVRFNFKYYSQRKDHSTGQVRDFKIYEADEFQITPELERLAKTKSGRQRQVRYNPNWQYLKEKTKEVLQSPEGKHIYSMRKYDVEPVFGHLKNVFGMRRTHLRGKKKVETDVGIALMMMNLSKYWHRRWSKDRSALCANKNRKKKTVKLLKLRVGLIVFLYLRISFFPDTSCIVFKS